One Amaranthus tricolor cultivar Red isolate AtriRed21 chromosome 1, ASM2621246v1, whole genome shotgun sequence DNA window includes the following coding sequences:
- the LOC130822722 gene encoding uncharacterized protein LOC130822722 isoform X2, with translation MNMALSICCCTSLHLHDKVKSRNHSVSVSTNKCLQTVKNLVHSTGILSIATPPHESLQKGNWVKLICGASFEDVVDIRNLSLVYTLAGVDCIDCAADASVVSAVNEGIEAAMTIVSVRRPWVMISVNDDEDLHFRKAAFDPLDCPLDCSRPCEMVCPANAIALQKGDTLEGGVINERCYGCGRCLPVCPYDKIKPVTYLRDAVTTAELIRRYDVDAIEIHTNGRQTASFEEFWKGMGDSVTHLRLVAVSLPDVGEATTTVMSTVFSIMRPNLSCYNLWQLDGRPMSGDIGRGATREVLNFAVRLASAEDRPPGFLQLAGGTNAHTVNGLKKKGLFQTKRNPKVEILSGATSDSCNSRIGGIAYGGYARKIVGRILSSMQSEHGIAYIENHPTYLSEALSEALALVGPVKCYVRLGIQQE, from the exons ATGAACATGGCTTTGAGCATATGTTGCTGCACTTCACTCCACCTCCATGACAAAG TGAAATCTAGGAATCATTCTGTTTCTGTCAGCACCAACAAATGCCTTCAAACCGTGAAAAATCTGGTACACTCAACTGGAATTCTCTCAATTGCAACCCCACCTCATGAATCTCTTCAAAAGGGCAATTGGGTCAAGCTCATTTGTGGTGCCAGCTTTGAG GATGTTGTTGACATCAGGAATCTCTCTCTTGTTTACACACTTGCTGGAG TTGATTGTATCGACTGTGCTGCGGATGCATCGGTTGTGAGCGCGGTTAATGAAGGAATTGAAGCTGCCATGACCATAGTTTCGGTTCGCAGGCCTTGGGTTATGATCAGTGTCAATGATGATGAGGACCTTCATTTTCGTAAAGCTG CCTTTGATCCGTTGGACTGTCCTCTGGATTGTTCAAGACCATGTGAGATGGTTTGTCCTGCCAATGCAATAGCATTACAAAAAGGGGACACATTGGAG GGAGGAGTAATTAATGAACGATGTTATGGGTGTGGACGTTGCCTTCCTGTTTGTCCATATGATAAGATAA AGCCAGTTACGTACTTGAGAGATGCTGTGACCACTGCAGAACTGATTAGAAGATATGATGTTGACGCCATTGAAATCCACACAAATGGAAG GCAGACAGCTTCTTTTGAGGAATTCTGGAAAGGAATGGGAGATTCTGTTACCCATCTGAGATTAGTTGCA GTAAGCTTACCAGATGTGGGTGAAGCGACTACAACCGTAATGAGCACAGTGTTTTCAATCATGAGACCAAATCTAAGTTGCTACAATCTATGGCAG TTGGATGGGCGTCCTATGAGTGGTGACATTGGAAGAGGGGCCACGAGGGAAGTGCTCAATTTTGCTGTGCGCTTAGCATCTGCAGAGGATAGACCCCCTG GCTTTCTTCAGTTGGCTGGTGGGACTAATGCTCACACAGTAAATGGGTTGAAGAAAAAGGGTCTTTTTCAAACTAAGA GAAATCCTAAGGTTGAGATCTTGTCAGGAGCAACATCCGATTCCTGTAATTCTCGGATTGGTGGCATAGCATATGGTGGCTATGCTAGGAAG ATTGTTGGAAGGATATTGAGTTCCATGCAATCAGAACATGGAATTGCATATATTGAGAATCATCCTACGTATCTAAGCGAGGCACTTTCAGAAGCCCTTGCTCTTGTTGGACCAGTCAAATGTTATGTTCGCCTTGGCATCCAACAGGAGTAA
- the LOC130822722 gene encoding uncharacterized protein LOC130822722 isoform X1: MNMALSICCCTSLHLHDKVKSRNHSVSVSTNKCLQTVKNLVHSTGILSIATPPHESLQKGNWVKLICGASFEDVVDIRNLSLVYTLAGGTLQFDCIDCAADASVVSAVNEGIEAAMTIVSVRRPWVMISVNDDEDLHFRKAAFDPLDCPLDCSRPCEMVCPANAIALQKGDTLEGGVINERCYGCGRCLPVCPYDKIKPVTYLRDAVTTAELIRRYDVDAIEIHTNGRQTASFEEFWKGMGDSVTHLRLVAVSLPDVGEATTTVMSTVFSIMRPNLSCYNLWQLDGRPMSGDIGRGATREVLNFAVRLASAEDRPPGFLQLAGGTNAHTVNGLKKKGLFQTKRNPKVEILSGATSDSCNSRIGGIAYGGYARKIVGRILSSMQSEHGIAYIENHPTYLSEALSEALALVGPVKCYVRLGIQQE; encoded by the exons ATGAACATGGCTTTGAGCATATGTTGCTGCACTTCACTCCACCTCCATGACAAAG TGAAATCTAGGAATCATTCTGTTTCTGTCAGCACCAACAAATGCCTTCAAACCGTGAAAAATCTGGTACACTCAACTGGAATTCTCTCAATTGCAACCCCACCTCATGAATCTCTTCAAAAGGGCAATTGGGTCAAGCTCATTTGTGGTGCCAGCTTTGAG GATGTTGTTGACATCAGGAATCTCTCTCTTGTTTACACACTTGCTGGAGGTACACTACAAT TTGATTGTATCGACTGTGCTGCGGATGCATCGGTTGTGAGCGCGGTTAATGAAGGAATTGAAGCTGCCATGACCATAGTTTCGGTTCGCAGGCCTTGGGTTATGATCAGTGTCAATGATGATGAGGACCTTCATTTTCGTAAAGCTG CCTTTGATCCGTTGGACTGTCCTCTGGATTGTTCAAGACCATGTGAGATGGTTTGTCCTGCCAATGCAATAGCATTACAAAAAGGGGACACATTGGAG GGAGGAGTAATTAATGAACGATGTTATGGGTGTGGACGTTGCCTTCCTGTTTGTCCATATGATAAGATAA AGCCAGTTACGTACTTGAGAGATGCTGTGACCACTGCAGAACTGATTAGAAGATATGATGTTGACGCCATTGAAATCCACACAAATGGAAG GCAGACAGCTTCTTTTGAGGAATTCTGGAAAGGAATGGGAGATTCTGTTACCCATCTGAGATTAGTTGCA GTAAGCTTACCAGATGTGGGTGAAGCGACTACAACCGTAATGAGCACAGTGTTTTCAATCATGAGACCAAATCTAAGTTGCTACAATCTATGGCAG TTGGATGGGCGTCCTATGAGTGGTGACATTGGAAGAGGGGCCACGAGGGAAGTGCTCAATTTTGCTGTGCGCTTAGCATCTGCAGAGGATAGACCCCCTG GCTTTCTTCAGTTGGCTGGTGGGACTAATGCTCACACAGTAAATGGGTTGAAGAAAAAGGGTCTTTTTCAAACTAAGA GAAATCCTAAGGTTGAGATCTTGTCAGGAGCAACATCCGATTCCTGTAATTCTCGGATTGGTGGCATAGCATATGGTGGCTATGCTAGGAAG ATTGTTGGAAGGATATTGAGTTCCATGCAATCAGAACATGGAATTGCATATATTGAGAATCATCCTACGTATCTAAGCGAGGCACTTTCAGAAGCCCTTGCTCTTGTTGGACCAGTCAAATGTTATGTTCGCCTTGGCATCCAACAGGAGTAA